The Cellulophaga lytica DSM 7489 nucleotide sequence GTTGGCTTTTTTAATCATACTTTAGAAGAAAAAAGAACAATTTTAGATAGTATTAAACCCTTTTGTAAAGGCTTAAAAGATGAACGTTTTTCTGAAGAAGTAAATGTTGTTATAGAACCAGAAAAACAAGAGGTGTCATTTAACAAGGTAATAATACCTTTTTTTGATTATGAGGCTATACGTTTAATAGTGTTAAATGCATCGCAGTCTGTGGCTTTAGATAATTATTTTGATATTACAGAGCAATTATTGGGAGAAACAAATGAGCACACAAAGTATTTGGAGCAAAAAGGAAAACTAGATATCTCTGGTAATAAACTAAAAAGATTTATAGGTAGAGTTTTAAATATTAAAAATGAGATTTCTGAAAACCTATATATTTTTGATTCTCCAGATATAACTTGGGATAATGAAGCTTTAAGTCTTTTAAACCTTGAACTTAAAAAAACGTTTGACCTAAAAGATAGGTATAGGTATATTCATGAACGATTAGAGATTATTAAAGAAAATCTAGAATTGTTTAAAGATATTATGGACCACAAAGAAAGCAGTAGGCTAGAGTGGATTATTATAATACTTATTGTAATAGAAGTATTAGATATGCTTATTTTAAAAATTTTTTAAAAACTAAAAACCTCTCTGAAAAGAGAGGTTTTTTTATAATATATCTAAAATGCGTTCCAAAGCCATACCTCTAGATCCTTTTATTAAAAGGCTGCTATTGGGTTGTAAAGGATGCTTTTTTAAATACTCTTCTAAATCTTTAAATGTGGCTAGTTGTGTAGCTTCTGTTTTTGCTTTTGCAAAATTTTCGCCTACTAAAAAAGTAGTGGTAAAATTCATTTTACAAGCCTTATCTGCTATATGCTGGTGCTCTGTTTCTGCAGTAGTACCAAGCTCAAACATATCTCCCAAAAAAACAATTTTATGTGCGGCTTTTATACCATTAAAATTATCTAATGCTGCAGCCATACTTGTTGGGTTAGCATTGTAGGCATCTAGTATTATTTTGTAACCGTTTTGTTCTAGTATCTGAGATCTGTTATTTGCTGGTGTATAACCTTCTATAGCTTCTTTAATTAATGGTAGTGCTATGTTAAAATATTTACCCATAATTATAGCAGCACAACAATTGGTAAAATTATAAGCACCAACCAACTTAGTGGTTATTGTAATATCTTTTACTTTAATAGTAACAAACGGGTCTGCGCTAAGTAATTCTATTTTAAAATAATTGCTATTGTTACTGCTAAACCCTATTTTTTTTACATACGTACCAAGCTTACTTTCTTGTATAGGATCATCTGCATTTAAAAAAACGTGTTTTTGGTTTGTGGTTAGGTACTTGTACAATTCACTTTTACCTTGTATAACACCTTCAGTACTGCCAAAACCTTCTAAATGTGCTTTTCCAAAATTGGTAATATACCCATAATCTGGTTCTGCTAAGCTACTTAAAAATGCTATTTCTTTAAGGTGATTAGCGCCCATTTCTACAATTGCAATTTCTGTATCTTTTTGTATGGTTAAAAGCGTTAAAGGAACACCAATGTGGTTGTTTAAGTTACCTACAGTTGCAACGGTTTTATATTTTTTTTGAATAACAGCTTTAATAAGTTCCTTGGTTGTTGTTTTTCCGTTACTACCCGTTAAGCCTATTACTTTTGCCTTACATTGTTTACGATGATACTTGCCAAGTTGCTGTAATGCTTGTAATACGTCATCAACCAAAATAAACTTGTTGTTAATTGCGTATTCTTTTTCATCTACAACTGCATAAGCAGCACCTTTTTCTAAAGCTTCTGAAGCGTATGTATTACCGTTAAAATTATCGCCTTTAAGCGCAAAAAAAATACAGTCTTTAGTTATTTTTCTAGTGTCTGTACAAACGGTAGAATGTGTTAAAAATAGTTGATGGATTTGTGCTATTGTCATAAAGCGAATATAAAAAAAAAAGACTGCTCAAAGGAGCAGTCTTTTTTAAAAAATATGTTGTGGTAAATTATTTTACTTTTTTACCTCTAGCAGTTTTGTTTTTTGTTTTAGACTTAGAACCAACTCTAGACATTGCACATCTAAATCCAATATCATCTGTAGCCATATACTGTGGTAAGTATCTACGTTGTGCAGGATCTAACCAAAATGCACGGTCTCTCCATGATCCACCTTTGTATACTCTAACTTCATCATTAATTAAAGACGTTCTGTAGTTAGACTTGTCATAGTTTCTAACAAAATTACCAGCGCTATCTCTTTCTATTTTATTAGTAGGAGAGTTGTACATAGATATCTTGTTTTCTTCATCACCATCAGCTTCATTAAATCTGTCATAAAATCTTGTAGATCCAGGCTCACCATCTCTATAACCTCTGTTATCACTAGAAGAGAAATTAGTTCTTAAATAAGTTTCTTCTTCATCTACGGCAACCATTTTAATTTCACCAGGCAAATTAACAGCTACTATTTTTCCGTTAGGTAAGGTGTCATAAACAACAGAATCTCTAAGTACGTTTACTTTACCGTCTTCACCA carries:
- a CDS encoding RMD1 family protein, whose protein sequence is MYSVDAYQIAASISIRECKRSLTWELLFSDGDELFYKMGNEKFVYIFQYGMVGFFNHTLEEKRTILDSIKPFCKGLKDERFSEEVNVVIEPEKQEVSFNKVIIPFFDYEAIRLIVLNASQSVALDNYFDITEQLLGETNEHTKYLEQKGKLDISGNKLKRFIGRVLNIKNEISENLYIFDSPDITWDNEALSLLNLELKKTFDLKDRYRYIHERLEIIKENLELFKDIMDHKESSRLEWIIIILIVIEVLDMLILKIF
- a CDS encoding UDP-N-acetylmuramoyl-tripeptide--D-alanyl-D-alanine ligase, with the protein product MTIAQIHQLFLTHSTVCTDTRKITKDCIFFALKGDNFNGNTYASEALEKGAAYAVVDEKEYAINNKFILVDDVLQALQQLGKYHRKQCKAKVIGLTGSNGKTTTKELIKAVIQKKYKTVATVGNLNNHIGVPLTLLTIQKDTEIAIVEMGANHLKEIAFLSSLAEPDYGYITNFGKAHLEGFGSTEGVIQGKSELYKYLTTNQKHVFLNADDPIQESKLGTYVKKIGFSSNNSNYFKIELLSADPFVTIKVKDITITTKLVGAYNFTNCCAAIIMGKYFNIALPLIKEAIEGYTPANNRSQILEQNGYKIILDAYNANPTSMAAALDNFNGIKAAHKIVFLGDMFELGTTAETEHQHIADKACKMNFTTTFLVGENFAKAKTEATQLATFKDLEEYLKKHPLQPNSSLLIKGSRGMALERILDIL